In Liquorilactobacillus nagelii DSM 13675, the following proteins share a genomic window:
- the leuC gene encoding 3-isopropylmalate dehydratase large subunit yields the protein MGKTLFDKLWEKHVISGQPGEPQLIYVDLHLVHEVTSPQAFEGLRTNQRQVRRPDKTFATMDHNVPTKDIFNIQDQISKKQIETLQRNCQEFGLRLADMGNADQGIVHVIGPQLGLTQPGQVVVCGDSHTATHGAFGSIAFGIGTSEVEHVLATQTIWQLKPKTMGIHLHGKLQPGVAAKDIIMALIAQNGVDFGTGYAVEFFGDTLQQLSMENRMTICNMAIEGGAKMGMMKPDQTTFNYLRGRKYAPKNMDKAIEYWQQFYTDNPNDYDRVIDFDVSQLAPYVSWGTNPAMAVPVTGTLPQITDMNVQRAYDYMDLKPASKATDIPIQWIFIGSCTNGRLSDMKEAAQILKGKKIAAGVTAWIVPGSRAVKNAAEDLGLDKIFKAAGCEWRDPGCSACLAMNPDKVPAGIHCASTTNRNFEGRQGKDARTHLASPAMVAAAAIHGHFVDIRQKEAI from the coding sequence ATGGGAAAAACTTTATTTGATAAGCTTTGGGAAAAACATGTGATTAGTGGGCAACCGGGTGAACCACAGTTAATTTATGTTGATCTGCATTTAGTGCATGAGGTTACCTCGCCGCAAGCTTTTGAGGGTTTACGAACCAATCAACGCCAAGTTCGTCGACCAGATAAAACTTTCGCAACAATGGACCATAATGTACCAACAAAAGATATTTTCAATATTCAAGACCAAATCTCCAAAAAACAAATTGAAACTTTGCAGCGTAACTGCCAAGAATTTGGACTTCGATTAGCAGATATGGGCAATGCTGATCAAGGAATTGTCCATGTCATCGGTCCACAACTAGGTTTAACTCAGCCTGGCCAAGTAGTGGTCTGCGGTGACTCACATACAGCGACTCATGGAGCTTTTGGTTCAATTGCTTTTGGGATTGGAACTTCAGAAGTTGAACACGTCTTAGCTACCCAAACAATTTGGCAGCTGAAACCTAAAACGATGGGAATTCATCTTCATGGTAAGTTGCAACCTGGGGTAGCAGCTAAAGATATTATTATGGCTTTAATTGCTCAAAATGGGGTCGATTTTGGAACTGGTTATGCGGTCGAATTTTTTGGAGATACTTTACAGCAATTATCAATGGAAAATCGGATGACTATTTGCAATATGGCAATTGAAGGTGGTGCCAAAATGGGCATGATGAAACCCGACCAAACAACCTTTAATTACCTGCGTGGACGTAAATATGCCCCCAAAAATATGGATAAAGCTATCGAGTATTGGCAGCAATTTTACACTGACAACCCCAACGATTATGATCGCGTAATTGATTTTGATGTCAGTCAATTAGCTCCATATGTTTCATGGGGAACAAATCCAGCGATGGCTGTCCCAGTGACTGGAACCTTACCCCAAATAACAGATATGAATGTCCAAAGAGCATATGACTATATGGACTTAAAACCCGCTAGCAAAGCGACGGATATTCCAATTCAATGGATCTTTATTGGTTCTTGTACGAACGGCCGATTATCTGATATGAAAGAAGCAGCACAAATTTTAAAAGGCAAAAAAATTGCTGCTGGGGTTACTGCTTGGATCGTTCCCGGATCACGCGCTGTCAAAAATGCAGCCGAAGATCTTGGCTTAGACAAAATTTTTAAAGCTGCTGGTTGTGAGTGGCGTGATCCTGGCTGTTCTGCTTGTCTGGCAATGAATCCTGATAAAGTTCCAGCTGGAATTCACTGTGCGTCTACCACCAATCGGAATTTTGAAGGACGCCAAGGAAAAGATGCACGAACTCACTTAGCTAGTCCTGCCATGGTGGCTGCAGCAGCAATTCATGGTCATTTCGTTGATATTCGCCAGAAGGAGGCAATTTAA
- the leuD gene encoding 3-isopropylmalate dehydratase small subunit, translated as MEAITIHQGTTIPLMNNNIDTDQIIPKQFLKNILKIGYGKHLFNDWRYLDDGTPNPDFILNAPERKNSTILITGDNFGCGSSREHAAWALKDWGFKIIIAGSYSDIFFMNCTKNGLLPITLPQSARDYLAQLAPDQTITIDLPHQKVSCPSKTYSFDIDATWKEKFIQGIDDIDLTLQHAQEIHDFEKKIRVF; from the coding sequence ATGGAAGCTATTACGATTCATCAAGGAACAACCATCCCGTTAATGAACAATAATATAGATACCGATCAGATTATTCCTAAACAATTTCTGAAAAACATTTTAAAAATTGGCTATGGCAAACACCTTTTTAATGATTGGCGTTATTTGGATGATGGAACGCCAAATCCTGATTTTATTTTAAATGCACCTGAGCGGAAAAATTCCACCATTTTAATCACTGGTGATAACTTTGGTTGCGGTTCTTCTCGTGAACATGCTGCCTGGGCTTTAAAGGATTGGGGCTTCAAAATTATTATTGCTGGAAGTTACAGTGATATTTTCTTTATGAATTGTACTAAAAATGGATTGTTGCCAATTACTTTGCCACAATCCGCTCGAGATTATTTAGCACAATTAGCTCCTGATCAAACAATTACCATTGACTTGCCACACCAAAAAGTCAGTTGTCCCAGTAAGACCTATTCTTTTGACATCGATGCTACTTGGAAAGAAAAATTCATTCAAGGAATTGATGACATTGACCTAACTTTGCAACATGCTCAAGAAATTCATGATTTCGAGAAAAAAATTCGAGTCTTTTAA
- a CDS encoding MFS transporter codes for MEETIDFQTSTSSIQAFELKKRMDQIQPTKTFYRIFILVSAGMFLDAIDVYLASGVSSYLLKSSWSTLQFNSIFLSVGFFGLFLGSVFAGLIGDFFGRKKAYQLNLLVFGSFTLLGSFASNMYFLIVCRLIASIGLGTEIVTGFSIINEFAPIKSRGRWCALTSFIANCGAPITMLLCTVLIPLFSWRIMFVISGGAALILWYFRRNLPESPRWSITHQKYQDAQDVIAKLETEMTSAGIAKAALPNEKNAEQTAKNVNAHFGRNLFVAIFAVSAAIVCQYTFTSWVPTLLVKQGINIVSSLGFTTVMMLGAPVGAFLGSQLVDRVGRKPTIVTAFVAAAGLGLLYSHQTSAAIVMFLGFLLTTCFYVLMASVVGVYVSELFTTKYRFRGSGIANGISKLITVGMPLVVSWLLSVSNPSMIFTLISGFAIIAALIVFFFGPETNNQILE; via the coding sequence ATGGAAGAAACAATCGACTTTCAAACTAGTACTAGTTCAATTCAAGCATTTGAATTAAAAAAACGGATGGACCAAATCCAACCGACTAAAACTTTTTATCGAATCTTTATATTAGTTTCAGCTGGAATGTTTCTCGATGCAATCGATGTTTACTTAGCTAGTGGTGTCAGCAGCTATCTACTTAAATCTAGCTGGTCAACTTTGCAATTTAATTCAATTTTTCTGTCTGTTGGTTTTTTCGGCTTGTTCTTGGGTTCCGTTTTTGCTGGACTAATTGGCGATTTCTTCGGTCGAAAAAAAGCTTATCAATTAAATTTGTTAGTTTTTGGATCATTTACGTTGTTAGGCTCATTTGCATCAAATATGTACTTCTTAATTGTTTGCCGCTTAATTGCTAGCATTGGTTTAGGGACTGAAATTGTCACTGGTTTTTCAATAATTAATGAATTTGCTCCGATTAAAAGTCGTGGTCGCTGGTGTGCATTAACTTCCTTTATCGCTAACTGCGGAGCCCCAATTACGATGCTCTTATGTACGGTGTTGATCCCCTTGTTTTCTTGGAGAATTATGTTTGTAATTTCTGGAGGTGCTGCTTTAATTTTGTGGTATTTTCGTCGTAACTTACCTGAATCTCCCCGTTGGAGCATCACACATCAAAAATATCAAGACGCTCAGGATGTCATTGCTAAATTGGAAACTGAAATGACCTCAGCTGGAATTGCTAAAGCAGCTTTGCCAAATGAGAAAAATGCCGAACAAACCGCTAAAAATGTTAATGCTCATTTTGGACGAAACTTATTCGTTGCAATTTTCGCTGTTTCAGCAGCTATCGTCTGTCAGTATACCTTCACTTCTTGGGTACCAACTCTGTTAGTCAAACAGGGAATTAATATTGTTTCTTCTTTAGGTTTTACAACTGTCATGATGCTGGGTGCACCCGTTGGCGCATTTTTAGGCTCACAATTAGTTGATCGAGTCGGCCGCAAACCAACAATCGTTACGGCTTTTGTTGCTGCAGCAGGACTAGGGTTACTTTACTCGCACCAAACTAGTGCTGCAATAGTCATGTTCTTAGGCTTTTTATTAACAACTTGTTTTTATGTTTTAATGGCCTCAGTTGTTGGTGTCTATGTTTCTGAACTATTCACCACCAAGTATCGGTTTCGTGGATCGGGAATTGCTAATGGAATTTCCAAGTTAATCACTGTTGGAATGCCATTAGTTGTTTCTTGGCTGTTAAGTGTATCTAATCCTAGTATGATTTTCACTTTAATTAGTGGATTTGCAATAATTGCTGCTTTAATTGTTTTCTTTTTTGGACCTGAAACCAACAATCAAATTCTGGAATAG
- a CDS encoding putative ornithine decarboxylase has product MKYLKIAAARELWEQLPSEWEKVTLDSEPLAAELAAIVVNIAKPEQVKQAQIIKQSSQLPVPVIKINYTQSVALIRKVVKQQAEHYTNKMIPPFLSDLIEFAINRPISFTTPGHHNGNYYTKHPAGIVFNRFFGKNLLFADTSDTVGELGDTMTHTGTPLTAEQQAAQAYHADKVYFCTNGTTSANSICASALLSPGDVVLFDRNNHKSLYNSALLMNGALPVYLPTDRNSLGLIGETDPQAFVEEKLRQQIAKKAPQKAQAKRPFRLAILQLETYDGVFYQADWILKKIGHLCDYILFDCAWGGYEQFSPLLEDLSPLNRHYQAQDPGILVTQSIHKQQAGMGQTSQILKKDRHLIGQQRYIDHKHFNHAYLKYVTSSYSYPLYASLTVNAAMATSQANSQWWQQLLIRGINWRKELLNKSQLFRPWVPEKVAGQSWENISTTELAQKKKYWSIDPNDKWHGFKMVATNQVRLDPFKLTITTPGIDYQHATYRNQGISGAIVAEFLMENGIVRGKDDLNSLLFLLTPGDDQLQFQQLLEKLLEFERLYFANTPIKQVLPRLYQANQKRYQNYGLQQLCQEMHQYYRDAETFKLQKYLFQAAAFEPNYVLSPQAAEQQFKGNHGKLCLLSEAAGKIALEGALPYPPGVFVVAPGERWSLAAQHYFEVLLGAAAKFPGFEPEVQGVYYQLTEPTKAKIYVLDE; this is encoded by the coding sequence ATGAAATATTTGAAAATAGCTGCTGCTCGGGAGCTTTGGGAACAGTTACCATCTGAGTGGGAGAAAGTGACTCTAGATTCGGAGCCGCTAGCCGCAGAGTTGGCAGCAATTGTGGTTAATATTGCTAAACCCGAACAAGTGAAGCAGGCTCAAATAATTAAGCAATCATCACAACTTCCTGTGCCGGTTATTAAAATTAATTATACTCAGTCAGTAGCATTGATTCGAAAAGTAGTTAAGCAACAAGCTGAACATTATACTAACAAAATGATTCCGCCTTTTTTAAGTGATTTAATTGAATTTGCAATTAACCGTCCAATAAGCTTTACTACTCCTGGACACCATAATGGCAATTATTATACTAAACATCCAGCCGGAATAGTTTTTAATCGTTTTTTCGGTAAAAATCTGTTATTCGCTGATACTAGTGACACAGTAGGTGAGCTGGGAGATACAATGACCCACACAGGAACACCTTTAACGGCTGAACAGCAAGCTGCACAAGCTTATCATGCAGACAAGGTTTATTTTTGTACTAACGGTACAACGAGCGCTAATTCAATTTGTGCTAGCGCGTTGTTAAGCCCAGGAGATGTAGTTTTGTTTGATCGCAACAATCACAAATCTTTATATAATAGCGCTTTGCTGATGAACGGAGCCTTGCCGGTTTATTTGCCAACAGATCGTAATTCTTTGGGGTTGATTGGTGAAACTGATCCTCAAGCTTTCGTTGAAGAGAAGCTGCGTCAACAAATTGCCAAAAAAGCTCCGCAAAAAGCCCAAGCTAAACGACCATTTCGGTTAGCAATTTTACAGTTAGAAACTTATGATGGTGTTTTTTATCAAGCAGACTGGATTCTTAAAAAAATTGGACATCTGTGTGATTATATTCTTTTTGATTGTGCTTGGGGTGGTTACGAACAGTTTTCACCTTTGTTGGAAGATCTTTCTCCATTAAATCGTCATTATCAGGCGCAAGATCCGGGAATTTTAGTTACTCAATCAATTCATAAACAACAAGCTGGTATGGGACAGACATCGCAAATCTTAAAAAAAGACCGTCATTTAATAGGACAGCAACGTTATATTGATCATAAGCATTTTAATCATGCCTACTTAAAATATGTGACATCTAGCTATTCTTATCCGTTGTATGCTTCATTAACGGTTAATGCAGCGATGGCCACCAGTCAAGCTAATTCTCAGTGGTGGCAACAGTTATTAATCCGTGGAATTAACTGGCGAAAAGAATTATTAAACAAGTCACAATTATTTCGTCCATGGGTTCCAGAAAAAGTTGCAGGTCAATCATGGGAAAATATTTCAACAACTGAGTTAGCGCAGAAGAAAAAATATTGGTCAATTGACCCAAATGATAAATGGCATGGATTTAAAATGGTGGCGACTAACCAAGTTCGGTTAGATCCATTTAAATTAACTATCACAACACCTGGAATTGATTATCAACATGCAACTTATCGGAATCAAGGAATTTCAGGAGCGATTGTAGCAGAGTTTTTAATGGAAAATGGAATTGTTAGAGGAAAGGATGATTTGAATTCACTTTTGTTTTTATTAACACCTGGAGATGATCAACTACAATTTCAGCAGTTGTTAGAAAAACTATTGGAATTTGAACGACTGTATTTTGCTAATACACCAATCAAGCAAGTTTTACCAAGATTATATCAGGCAAATCAAAAACGTTACCAGAACTACGGACTTCAACAATTATGTCAAGAAATGCATCAGTACTATCGGGATGCCGAAACCTTTAAATTACAAAAATATTTGTTTCAAGCAGCTGCTTTTGAACCAAACTATGTCCTTTCACCGCAAGCAGCTGAACAGCAATTTAAGGGTAACCATGGTAAATTATGTTTATTGAGTGAGGCAGCTGGAAAAATTGCTCTAGAAGGAGCATTGCCTTATCCACCTGGTGTTTTTGTAGTTGCACCAGGTGAGCGTTGGTCGCTAGCGGCCCAACATTATTTTGAAGTTCTATTAGGAGCAGCAGCCAAGTTTCCAGGTTTTGAACCGGAAGTCCAAGGAGTATATTATCAATTAACTGAGCCAACCAAAGCAAAAATTTATGTTTTAGATGAGTGA
- a CDS encoding APC family permease, whose product MPSNLLQSKKHYMSWPVIALLDFVTIISFENIFYPFQNQGLSVVVSWIFLLFAYIIPYELIVSQLSLTFDNQSGGLASWVRRGSNDTLGYWTSWMYWIQSVPYIVDVSNSVIVSFSWMILGNNTLGQRMSTFEFGMLTFIIILLFILLENLIKNSLEILSLIGGGAMFIMSVLFVLLAGYALLHGANIAAQPFNLHAFLPNFSLKYFSTTGLLIFAMSGAELAAPYIIQMRDPKHEFPKAMWLLAIMTAFLTIFGTLSLAVFFNANQIPHDFKMNGPYYAFSLLGHELGLGKILMYLFAVVQAIFMMAQLAVLLDASSRVFAGDVADKFMPHWLTRKNKQGRPVNSYLMTTGLSLFLLLLTGTLPNINTIYNWLLNINGIVSPYKTCWVFFPFLAIRWRQKDFHSDYIFIRNRTSALLVGSWCLAFTFICATLGFIPQEAAFGTHAFNHQLLLNFVTVFILLGLGFLLPLLRKRELKNQ is encoded by the coding sequence ATGCCTAGTAATCTTTTACAATCAAAAAAACACTATATGAGCTGGCCAGTTATTGCCCTATTAGACTTTGTTACCATTATTAGTTTTGAAAACATTTTTTATCCTTTTCAAAATCAAGGCTTGTCAGTTGTTGTATCTTGGATTTTTTTATTATTTGCCTATATTATTCCATATGAATTAATTGTTAGTCAGCTTAGTTTAACCTTTGATAATCAAAGTGGTGGTTTAGCCTCCTGGGTACGCCGCGGTAGTAATGATACCCTAGGTTATTGGACCTCTTGGATGTACTGGATTCAAAGCGTTCCTTACATTGTAGATGTTTCTAACTCAGTAATTGTTTCATTTAGTTGGATGATTTTAGGGAATAATACTTTAGGTCAGCGAATGTCAACTTTTGAATTTGGCATGTTAACCTTTATTATTATTTTATTATTTATTCTCTTAGAAAATTTAATTAAGAATTCCTTGGAAATCTTATCGTTAATTGGTGGTGGTGCCATGTTCATCATGTCGGTGCTGTTTGTTCTATTGGCTGGATATGCTCTTTTACATGGAGCAAATATTGCAGCTCAACCTTTTAACTTGCATGCCTTTTTGCCAAACTTTAGTCTAAAATATTTTTCAACAACTGGTCTGTTAATCTTCGCAATGTCTGGAGCTGAATTGGCTGCACCTTATATTATCCAAATGCGTGATCCAAAACATGAATTTCCCAAAGCTATGTGGCTGTTAGCCATTATGACTGCCTTCTTGACAATTTTTGGAACCTTGTCTTTAGCCGTTTTCTTCAATGCTAATCAGATTCCGCATGATTTTAAAATGAATGGTCCATACTATGCTTTCTCCTTGCTAGGTCATGAACTAGGTCTAGGTAAAATTTTGATGTATCTATTTGCGGTTGTTCAAGCTATTTTTATGATGGCTCAATTAGCTGTTTTATTAGATGCTTCCAGTCGTGTTTTTGCTGGGGATGTTGCCGATAAATTCATGCCCCATTGGCTGACTAGGAAAAACAAACAAGGTCGACCCGTGAATTCTTACTTGATGACTACTGGGCTTAGTTTGTTCTTATTACTATTAACAGGCACATTGCCGAATATCAACACTATCTATAATTGGCTGTTAAATATCAATGGAATTGTTTCACCATATAAAACCTGTTGGGTTTTCTTTCCCTTTTTAGCTATTCGCTGGCGTCAAAAAGATTTTCACTCTGATTATATCTTTATTCGCAACCGAACCAGCGCTCTATTAGTTGGTAGTTGGTGTTTAGCCTTTACTTTCATCTGTGCCACTTTAGGGTTTATTCCGCAAGAAGCTGCTTTTGGTACCCATGCTTTCAATCATCAATTATTATTAAATTTTGTTACGGTCTTTATATTATTGGGACTAGGATTTTTATTGCCACTATTGCGTAAAAGAGAACTTAAAAACCAGTAA
- a CDS encoding histidine phosphatase family protein translates to MRQFTLYLIRHGQTYYNIYNKLQGWSNSPLTEKGWQNAQTAGERLKNIEFAAAFCSDLPRAELTAREILKHNLQSSPKEPIVSPLFREQFYGYFEGTDMNQAWYVAGAPHDVPSFKEIVEKYSLDQAKDFLKAADPFHHAENHQEYWHRLNQGIELIRQTPTIHNNSNVLLVSHGNTLLSLVERFGKGKFDVTKRPANGSLTKLAISDQQIKVISFNK, encoded by the coding sequence ATGCGTCAATTCACACTATATTTAATTCGCCACGGACAGACCTATTATAATATCTACAATAAATTACAAGGATGGAGTAACTCACCTTTAACTGAAAAAGGTTGGCAAAATGCGCAAACTGCCGGTGAACGATTAAAAAATATTGAATTTGCAGCTGCTTTTTGCAGTGATTTACCACGAGCTGAATTAACCGCTCGCGAAATTTTAAAACACAATCTACAGTCAAGTCCCAAGGAGCCCATTGTTTCACCACTATTTCGTGAACAATTCTACGGTTACTTCGAGGGGACGGATATGAACCAAGCCTGGTATGTAGCAGGTGCTCCTCATGATGTCCCAAGCTTTAAAGAAATTGTAGAAAAATACTCACTTGATCAAGCGAAAGACTTTTTAAAAGCAGCGGATCCGTTCCATCACGCTGAAAACCATCAAGAATACTGGCACCGTTTAAATCAAGGAATTGAATTAATTAGGCAAACACCAACAATTCATAATAATAGCAATGTTTTACTAGTCAGCCATGGAAATACATTGTTGAGTTTAGTTGAACGATTTGGTAAGGGTAAATTTGATGTTACAAAAAGACCAGCAAATGGCAGTTTAACCAAATTAGCCATTTCTGATCAGCAAATTAAAGTAATCTCTTTCAATAAATAG